In Miniphocaeibacter halophilus, the following proteins share a genomic window:
- the pglZ gene encoding BREX-1 system phosphatase PglZ type A has translation MAELNLSQIENTLNDEFRDVSSRRKIVFWYDSKGDFVEDVSSLVLENAKLLILKENHLFETKHILEVEDKESNYLVYAPFPRPRNEDNHLADTILYSKTFVADRLSLIMVELGIKEERKILLEKYSKFFNSKERFNKFKELEIDSYTEENIELGFLAILVGIKEVRFESIVKSILKEGNLEENSILKDFGKYSLKEAFWKYSYKYFGYNSKEPTLVKFVLGLFATYIQRKTGLENILKNEEYILEKPGGVIAFINSLMNDIRMQETFRSLSKYVYEQIDGDSLFSKIDLEVLLDLDVFESLEYKFINWIVNRFLDEHFDTKVKEYNIVDLINLRKEKFFGKDFSNDYEMLLAAYKVLSFENRNYDLELNEMVKEYDKSWYLQDLNYRRFYFHLDKIENVSQYEKLRDYVENTYVNNFLDPYNIAFNNVFNYGDLDNIKLQKDFYNNNIHFDNRRSLVIISDALRYEVGKDLVSQMNLSEKFEAEIEPQISILPSITKLGMAALLPHKEIEINKKFDVFVDEKKAGSLTERENILKSRKENSRAIQFDVINNYSKEELREFVKDQSVIYIYHNQIDARGDELKTENEVFNACNEAIEEIINLIRKLSGHVSIHNYIVTSDHGFIYKRSVNSEAEKIDKFYKTDDIKNRRFIISENEYKIHGTKSISLGKVLNNNDKRYVIFPNSSNVFKLQGGGQNYFHGGASMQEVITPLINIKTRRGAVETKDVSIEMLNNSKNITSLNTSLEIYQKDIVTDIIKAVNYSIYFEDSLGEIISNEELYFADSRDENTGNRIRKLFFRLKEKSYDPNGKYYIVIKNTKTGIEDKLMVKIDIPFADDFGFDV, from the coding sequence ATGGCAGAATTAAATTTATCTCAAATAGAAAATACCTTAAATGATGAATTTAGAGATGTATCTTCTAGAAGAAAAATTGTTTTTTGGTATGATTCAAAAGGTGATTTTGTAGAAGATGTTTCTTCACTTGTTTTAGAAAATGCAAAACTGTTGATATTAAAAGAAAATCACCTATTTGAAACAAAACATATTTTAGAGGTTGAGGACAAGGAGAGTAATTACTTAGTTTACGCTCCTTTTCCAAGACCTAGAAATGAGGACAATCATTTAGCAGATACAATTCTCTATTCGAAAACCTTTGTAGCTGACCGTCTGTCTTTAATAATGGTTGAACTAGGTATTAAAGAGGAAAGAAAGATACTGTTGGAAAAATATTCTAAATTCTTTAATAGTAAAGAAAGGTTTAATAAATTTAAGGAATTGGAAATAGATAGTTATACAGAGGAAAATATTGAGCTAGGATTCTTAGCTATACTTGTAGGAATAAAGGAAGTAAGATTTGAATCCATAGTAAAGAGTATTTTAAAGGAAGGAAATTTAGAAGAAAATAGTATTTTAAAGGATTTTGGAAAATATAGTTTAAAGGAAGCTTTTTGGAAATACTCCTATAAATATTTTGGCTACAATTCAAAGGAACCTACTTTGGTTAAATTTGTTCTAGGTTTGTTTGCTACCTATATTCAAAGAAAAACAGGCCTTGAAAATATACTTAAAAACGAAGAATATATACTTGAAAAACCAGGCGGAGTTATTGCTTTTATCAACTCTTTAATGAACGATATTAGAATGCAGGAAACCTTTAGGAGTTTATCTAAATATGTATATGAACAAATAGATGGTGATAGTTTATTTTCTAAAATTGACCTAGAAGTTCTATTGGATTTAGATGTTTTTGAAAGTCTTGAATATAAATTTATAAACTGGATAGTGAATAGATTTCTTGATGAACATTTTGACACAAAGGTGAAAGAGTATAACATTGTAGATTTAATTAATTTAAGAAAAGAAAAGTTCTTCGGCAAAGATTTTTCAAATGATTACGAAATGCTTTTAGCTGCTTACAAGGTATTGTCATTTGAAAATAGGAATTATGATCTTGAACTTAATGAAATGGTTAAGGAATATGATAAGTCTTGGTATTTACAGGACCTTAACTACAGACGTTTCTATTTTCATTTAGATAAAATTGAAAATGTAAGTCAATATGAAAAGTTAAGGGATTATGTTGAAAATACATATGTTAATAATTTCTTAGACCCTTACAATATTGCCTTTAACAATGTGTTTAATTATGGGGACCTAGATAATATAAAATTACAAAAGGATTTTTATAATAATAATATTCATTTTGACAACAGAAGGTCCCTTGTTATTATTTCCGATGCCTTAAGGTATGAGGTTGGAAAGGATCTTGTAAGTCAAATGAATTTAAGTGAAAAATTTGAGGCTGAAATTGAACCTCAAATTTCCATATTGCCCTCTATTACAAAATTGGGAATGGCTGCCTTATTACCTCATAAGGAAATTGAAATAAATAAAAAATTCGATGTGTTTGTAGACGAAAAAAAGGCAGGCTCCCTAACGGAAAGGGAAAATATTTTAAAATCCCGTAAAGAAAACAGTAGGGCAATTCAATTTGATGTCATAAATAACTACAGTAAGGAAGAGTTAAGGGAATTTGTCAAAGACCAATCCGTTATTTACATTTACCATAATCAAATCGACGCTAGAGGTGATGAGTTAAAAACCGAAAATGAGGTTTTTAATGCTTGTAATGAAGCTATTGAAGAAATTATTAACCTTATAAGAAAACTTTCAGGGCATGTTTCAATTCATAATTATATTGTTACTTCAGACCATGGTTTTATTTATAAAAGATCTGTTAATAGTGAAGCCGAAAAAATAGATAAATTTTACAAGACTGATGATATTAAAAACAGAAGGTTTATTATTTCTGAAAATGAATATAAGATTCATGGTACTAAAAGTATTTCTTTGGGAAAAGTTTTAAATAATAATGACAAAAGGTATGTAATATTTCCAAATAGTTCCAATGTTTTTAAACTTCAAGGTGGAGGGCAAAATTACTTCCATGGTGGGGCCTCTATGCAGGAAGTTATTACTCCCTTAATTAATATTAAAACCAGAAGAGGGGCTGTGGAAACTAAGGATGTTTCTATTGAAATGTTGAATAATTCTAAAAATATTACTTCTTTAAATACCTCTTTAGAAATCTACCAGAAGGATATTGTTACAGATATAATTAAGGCTGTTAATTATAGTATTTATTTTGAAGATTCCCTTGGTGAAATTATATCCAACGAAGAGTTATATTTTGCAGATAGCAGAGATGAAAATACAGGAAATAGAATAAGAAAACTATTTTTTAGACTTAAAGAAAAGTCCTATGATCCTAATGGAAAATATTATATTGTAATAAAGAATACAAAAACTGGTATTGAGGACAAGCTCATGGTAAAAATAGATATACCTTTTGCTGATGACTTTGGATTTGATGTATAG